One stretch of Fictibacillus sp. b24 DNA includes these proteins:
- a CDS encoding S8 family peptidase translates to MSEICLIPFVLEEVIEESKEEIPYGVEMINAPAFWREGEKGQSVVVAVLDTGCDTSHPELANRIAGGRNFVDGDEDDYRDAHYHGTHVAGTIAATLNNAGVAGVAPDVKLLICRVLGKDGGGTYQGIIDAIDYSVNWRGENGERVRVISMSLGGPTDVPELHEAVQQAVLNDVLVVCAAGNEGDDKEDTNEHAYPGAYKEVVQVGAVDSKMKLAPFSNTNDEIDLVAPGVDVVSTYPGNKYAKLSGTSMATPHVSGAAALLIEREEKLFGRELCEAEVYAQLVKNTLSIGLTKKAEGNGLLVLNAQEKAVCDKETLRVMRTPIETAAAEEPES, encoded by the coding sequence ATGAGTGAAATTTGTTTAATTCCCTTTGTACTGGAAGAAGTAATTGAAGAATCAAAAGAGGAAATTCCATACGGAGTCGAGATGATTAACGCACCAGCTTTTTGGCGTGAAGGAGAAAAAGGCCAAAGTGTAGTTGTCGCTGTACTCGATACGGGATGTGACACAAGCCACCCTGAGTTAGCGAACCGCATTGCTGGAGGCCGCAATTTTGTAGACGGAGATGAAGATGATTATCGTGATGCGCATTATCACGGAACGCATGTTGCAGGTACGATCGCTGCCACTCTAAATAATGCTGGAGTAGCAGGCGTTGCGCCAGATGTGAAGCTCTTGATCTGCCGGGTTCTTGGTAAGGATGGAGGAGGAACGTATCAAGGTATCATTGATGCTATTGATTATTCCGTAAATTGGCGGGGAGAGAACGGTGAACGAGTGCGTGTCATCTCCATGTCGCTAGGTGGCCCAACTGATGTACCTGAACTTCACGAGGCGGTTCAACAAGCGGTACTAAATGATGTACTTGTCGTCTGTGCGGCTGGAAATGAGGGTGACGACAAAGAAGATACGAACGAGCATGCTTATCCTGGAGCGTATAAAGAAGTGGTACAAGTTGGTGCGGTTGATTCAAAAATGAAACTTGCTCCATTTTCAAACACAAATGATGAAATTGATCTCGTGGCCCCAGGAGTTGATGTGGTTTCAACATACCCTGGAAATAAGTACGCCAAGCTGTCTGGAACATCAATGGCAACTCCGCACGTTTCAGGTGCAGCGGCATTGCTTATTGAACGCGAGGAGAAATTGTTTGGCCGTGAGCTTTGTGAAGCAGAGGTGTACGCACAATTAGTGAAAAATACGTTAAGCATCGGATTGACGAAAAAAGCAGAAGGTAACGGATTGCTAGTTCTGAATGCACAAGAAAAAGCAGTGTGTGATAAGGAGACATTACGAGTAATGAGAACTCCTATTGAAACGGCTGCAGCTGAAGAGCCTGAATCATAA
- a CDS encoding MBL fold metallo-hydrolase: MLVLSILIAVILAVILFISLHPAFGQKPSKKKIQHYNTFDHYHNGSFINQIPTEMATDFRSMLPVLKEFLKGNPNRQPKQAIPVKPFQYPAKNNTKATNVTWFGHSAFLIEIDGKRVLLDPMFGKAPSPVPWFGNKRYSKELPFRVEDLPEIDLVVFSHDHYDHLDYGSIKKLKHKVKQFVVPLGVAGHLKRWGVEREQIKECNWWDEVEMAGIGLVCTPARHFSGRSLTDRNSTLWCSWVLKGKDSKIYFSGDSGYGPHFREIGEKYGPFDLTLMECGQYHEKWAAIHMMPEETVQAHIDVRGKTMLPIHWGAFSLSLHDWVDPVERALKAADKQGVEVFTPMIGETVAVHSENFPKQKWWREQNYKNM, from the coding sequence GTGCTCGTTCTAAGTATCTTAATTGCTGTAATACTAGCAGTCATTTTATTTATCAGTTTACATCCCGCGTTTGGACAAAAGCCGTCAAAGAAAAAAATACAACATTACAATACATTCGATCATTATCATAACGGCTCATTCATTAATCAAATTCCAACTGAAATGGCGACAGATTTCCGTTCTATGCTGCCAGTGCTAAAAGAATTTCTAAAAGGAAATCCAAATAGACAGCCCAAACAAGCCATTCCAGTCAAACCGTTTCAATATCCTGCAAAGAACAATACCAAAGCCACTAATGTTACGTGGTTCGGTCATTCTGCTTTTTTAATAGAAATCGATGGAAAGCGTGTTCTTTTAGATCCGATGTTTGGCAAGGCACCATCACCCGTACCGTGGTTTGGAAACAAACGCTACAGCAAAGAATTGCCTTTTCGCGTTGAGGATTTGCCAGAAATCGATCTTGTTGTGTTTTCGCATGATCATTATGATCATCTAGATTACGGATCGATAAAAAAACTAAAACACAAAGTGAAACAGTTTGTAGTACCTCTTGGGGTTGCCGGACATCTAAAAAGATGGGGTGTTGAAAGAGAACAAATCAAAGAGTGCAACTGGTGGGATGAGGTAGAAATGGCGGGAATCGGTCTCGTTTGTACGCCTGCCAGACACTTTTCAGGAAGAAGCCTAACAGACCGAAATTCTACACTTTGGTGTTCGTGGGTTTTAAAAGGAAAAGATTCAAAAATCTACTTTAGCGGTGACAGCGGATATGGCCCACACTTTAGAGAGATCGGAGAAAAATACGGTCCATTTGATCTGACGTTAATGGAATGCGGTCAATATCATGAAAAGTGGGCTGCGATCCACATGATGCCTGAAGAAACTGTGCAGGCACACATTGATGTGAGAGGTAAGACAATGCTTCCGATTCATTGGGGTGCTTTTTCCTTATCACTGCATGATTGGGTCGATCCAGTTGAACGAGCTTTAAAAGCCGCAGATAAACAAGGTGTAGAGGTATTTACACCAATGATCGGAGAGACAGTAGCCGTCCATTCTGAAAATTTTCCAAAACAGAAGTGGTGGAGAGAACAAAATTATAAGAACATGTAA